One region of SAR324 cluster bacterium genomic DNA includes:
- a CDS encoding PAS domain S-box protein has product MPIQKLFAKRIFLCGMIIFWLLPKLIVAQTYPMRLYTSDDGLAQNDLYHICQDSQGYLWMATYGGVSRFDGKHFRNFTENDGIGGSIIRYVLEDSSKQIWVAYEEGVARLEGKQFVSYPKNEQWVGHDIIALWNGPQDGLWVVTEMGVNYLKDGVFQKGFPLEGITTSNTYWNVTGDSRGKIILRAPHGFYEWNETQQNFDKKGNFDFTPVSMSYRASDQTLFVIDSKKLYRFHQNQLELLADFSTNEELNGVIHGIGDKIWVYSTQSVWLWSSQSLKHLTASHLHNPSIVHVFEDREEHLWLAQNGGTSMLQTSEIINYRGLPSGRIVSSIIKLADDSLLIGGDQGVSQITPHGEIPSFLPLGYVNYMKVLQNKIWISTEKDIGVYDQTGTPIMNIEDQSLFFLQDRQGKKWDSVFNKGIYSIQEGTRTLEIDTNTGLQNNNIWVMHEDSDGHIWAGHEKGVSVYSQGTWTHFSSKDGLTHDNVWDIVEHSAWGLLIGTGKGISRWKDGKFEALPVLQNEVANSVIVTPDDKLWVGTANGVYRVNTNNDIELYFDKSRGLAGNEVFIHSKWIEGDSLYIGTYGGLSRINWNMSSPAIVSPILEITNLEINHQVQPLTSLARPLSYDKKNLIFSFNAVYTHLPQAVSFQSYLEGLDSGWNEITPVSQAVYTNLAPGTYTFHVKALAEDRKESAEQRVTFRILKPFWMKWWFLTLEGALIILLLGGSFYWLNKRSLKKADAEQKRLRAEKEQTDALYQKQLQFDKLKDELLVALRQSEERLLALLNAMPDMMFRINRDGIFLDFHDTSGETFIPPEQIIGTRYVDMPFPPQMKEKLWATVLRAFETLELQSYEYELPIGDSFCFYEARIVRSGDDEIVCIVRDITTRKKAETELAQTQLQLIQSAKLASIGELATGVAHELNQPLAYLRNMSQLRIQMGLESLSPEQAYETFAEFVEQTDHMRKIINHLRDFSRNSTEIMEPLKLHTVLKSSFTLLNEQFRQRNIEVKLELAESLPEILGNASKIEQVFVNLLSNARDALEENHQGEVTIQTEFLPQSEGGGRVIIRFRDNGCGIPQAFQNRIFDPFYTTKEVGKGTGLGLSISYGIIKEHHGTISVFSEEGKGTMFELTFPCPEPDSSPDTATV; this is encoded by the coding sequence ATGCCAATACAGAAACTATTTGCAAAAAGAATCTTTCTGTGCGGCATGATCATTTTTTGGTTGTTGCCGAAACTGATCGTCGCGCAAACTTATCCCATGCGGCTATATACGAGCGATGACGGCCTTGCTCAAAACGATTTGTACCACATTTGTCAGGATTCTCAGGGATACTTGTGGATGGCGACTTATGGCGGTGTCAGTCGATTTGACGGAAAACATTTCAGAAATTTTACGGAAAACGATGGTATTGGTGGTTCGATTATCCGCTATGTGCTGGAAGATTCCAGCAAACAGATTTGGGTGGCTTATGAAGAAGGGGTGGCACGTTTGGAAGGCAAACAATTTGTCAGTTACCCCAAAAATGAACAATGGGTAGGTCACGACATCATTGCCCTGTGGAATGGCCCGCAGGATGGCTTATGGGTCGTAACCGAGATGGGCGTCAACTATCTGAAAGATGGCGTTTTTCAAAAAGGATTTCCGCTCGAAGGCATAACGACAAGCAATACTTACTGGAATGTAACCGGAGACTCCAGAGGGAAAATTATTTTGCGGGCACCTCATGGATTTTATGAATGGAATGAGACACAACAAAATTTTGATAAAAAAGGTAATTTTGATTTTACGCCTGTTTCTATGTCCTATAGGGCGTCCGATCAAACCTTGTTTGTTATTGACTCCAAAAAATTATATCGCTTCCACCAGAACCAACTGGAACTCCTGGCTGACTTTTCCACTAATGAGGAGTTAAACGGGGTTATTCACGGCATAGGTGACAAAATCTGGGTTTATTCCACTCAAAGTGTGTGGTTGTGGAGTTCCCAATCGCTAAAACATCTGACAGCTTCTCACCTGCATAATCCATCTATTGTTCATGTCTTTGAAGATCGGGAGGAACACCTTTGGTTGGCCCAAAATGGTGGAACTTCCATGTTGCAGACATCCGAAATTATCAATTATCGGGGACTTCCCTCTGGAAGGATTGTCAGCTCGATTATAAAACTGGCTGACGACTCGTTGCTAATCGGTGGAGATCAGGGAGTTTCCCAAATAACACCCCATGGAGAAATCCCGTCTTTTCTGCCATTAGGCTACGTCAATTACATGAAAGTGCTCCAAAATAAAATCTGGATTTCTACAGAGAAAGATATTGGTGTCTATGATCAGACTGGAACACCAATCATGAACATCGAAGATCAGTCGTTGTTTTTCTTGCAGGATCGGCAGGGAAAAAAATGGGACAGTGTTTTCAATAAAGGAATCTATTCCATTCAGGAGGGAACACGAACCTTAGAAATTGATACGAATACAGGATTGCAGAATAATAATATTTGGGTGATGCATGAGGATTCCGATGGACATATCTGGGCCGGACATGAAAAAGGCGTTTCTGTTTATTCACAGGGAACATGGACTCATTTTTCATCAAAAGACGGTTTAACCCATGATAATGTGTGGGATATCGTAGAACATTCGGCATGGGGTTTACTGATCGGGACGGGAAAAGGGATCAGTCGCTGGAAAGATGGAAAATTTGAGGCATTGCCTGTCTTACAGAATGAAGTGGCTAACAGTGTTATTGTCACGCCTGATGATAAATTATGGGTGGGAACTGCCAACGGGGTTTATCGGGTCAATACCAATAATGACATCGAATTGTATTTTGACAAATCTCGTGGACTTGCTGGAAATGAAGTGTTTATTCACAGCAAATGGATTGAGGGTGACTCTCTTTACATCGGCACTTATGGTGGACTTTCCCGGATCAACTGGAACATGTCATCTCCGGCCATTGTTTCTCCAATCCTCGAAATCACGAATCTGGAGATCAATCATCAAGTCCAGCCACTCACCTCGTTGGCCCGGCCTTTGAGTTATGATAAAAAAAATCTGATTTTTTCCTTCAATGCTGTTTATACCCATCTGCCACAGGCTGTATCCTTTCAATCCTACCTTGAAGGCCTGGATTCAGGCTGGAATGAAATAACGCCTGTCAGTCAGGCTGTTTATACCAATCTGGCTCCCGGTACTTATACTTTTCATGTGAAGGCACTTGCTGAAGATCGCAAGGAAAGCGCGGAACAACGTGTTACCTTCAGGATTTTAAAACCCTTCTGGATGAAATGGTGGTTTCTCACCCTTGAAGGCGCGTTGATAATCCTGTTGTTGGGGGGAAGTTTTTACTGGCTAAATAAACGAAGTCTCAAAAAAGCTGATGCTGAACAGAAACGTTTACGCGCAGAAAAAGAACAGACCGATGCTCTTTATCAAAAACAGCTCCAGTTCGATAAACTCAAAGATGAATTGCTGGTGGCTCTACGCCAAAGTGAAGAACGTCTGCTGGCTTTGCTCAATGCGATGCCGGATATGATGTTTCGTATCAATCGAGATGGTATATTTCTGGATTTTCATGACACCAGTGGAGAAACCTTCATCCCACCCGAACAGATCATCGGCACTCGCTATGTGGATATGCCGTTTCCCCCTCAGATGAAAGAAAAGTTATGGGCTACTGTATTGCGCGCCTTTGAAACATTAGAATTACAGTCTTATGAATATGAGTTGCCCATTGGAGATAGTTTTTGTTTTTATGAGGCACGGATTGTCAGGAGTGGCGATGATGAAATTGTGTGCATCGTCAGAGATATTACCACACGAAAAAAAGCGGAAACCGAACTTGCACAGACGCAACTCCAATTGATTCAGTCCGCAAAATTAGCTTCGATTGGAGAATTGGCCACCGGTGTCGCTCATGAACTGAATCAGCCTTTGGCTTATTTGCGTAACATGTCGCAATTGCGCATTCAGATGGGCCTCGAGTCGCTCTCGCCAGAACAGGCTTATGAAACGTTTGCTGAATTTGTGGAACAAACCGATCATATGCGAAAAATCATCAATCACCTGAGAGATTTTTCCCGCAACAGCACTGAAATTATGGAACCCTTGAAACTGCATACGGTGCTGAAAAGTAGTTTTACCCTGTTGAATGAACAATTCCGACAACGCAATATTGAGGTAAAACTGGAACTGGCGGAGTCGTTGCCCGAAATTTTAGGCAATGCTTCCAAAATAGAGCAGGTCTTTGTCAATTTGTTGAGCAATGCACGGGATGCGCTGGAGGAAAATCATCAGGGCGAAGTGACCATCCAGACCGAGTTTTTGCCTCAGTCTGAGGGCGGAGGGCGGGTCATCATACGTTTTAGAGATAATGGTTGTGGTATTCCTCAGGCCTTTCAAAATCGGATTTTTGATCCATTTTATACCACCAAAGAAGTGGGAAAGGGTACCGGGCTTGGCTTGTCTATCAGTTATGGAATCATAAAAGAACATCATGGAACTATCAGCGTTTTCAGCGAAGAGGGCAAAGGTACCATGTTTGAGCTGACGTTTCCTTGTCCGGAACCTGATTCATCACCTGATACAGCCACTGTTTGA
- a CDS encoding TerB family tellurite resistance protein gives MPVENIKNLFAKLHDYGPQGKEWVAQIISRVITADKIIANREKKYLQALFDPAITGITMSPQDILGKAMNDAIKGILELPAPPCRFDPEIQQDLVSCLLEICVCDKDFHKTEIEFVKSVCQILEMDEDASHHLIKLAVASVKPQNLDKLIPHFTVDQRYWIAGVTLKLIGADERIDNNEIVYLQDIYKMVENPVHMIASIRDSESTEQDFWSLLPEVTFEQDHVFKILEYLMAIAGADGHVDEPELKLVSAAANRLNAPEDMVHKMLGIWQKSMAL, from the coding sequence ATGCCTGTAGAAAACATTAAAAATCTTTTTGCGAAACTTCATGATTATGGGCCACAGGGAAAAGAATGGGTGGCTCAAATCATCAGCCGGGTGATCACGGCTGACAAAATCATCGCCAACCGTGAAAAGAAATATCTTCAGGCACTGTTTGATCCTGCAATCACCGGAATCACAATGTCTCCCCAGGATATTCTGGGCAAAGCCATGAATGATGCCATAAAAGGAATTCTGGAGCTTCCAGCGCCACCGTGCCGTTTTGATCCGGAAATCCAGCAGGATCTGGTCAGTTGTCTGCTGGAAATTTGTGTATGCGACAAGGATTTTCACAAAACAGAAATTGAGTTTGTCAAATCCGTTTGTCAGATTCTGGAAATGGATGAAGACGCATCACACCATTTGATCAAATTGGCTGTGGCCAGTGTCAAACCCCAGAATCTGGATAAGCTCATTCCACATTTTACTGTTGATCAGCGATACTGGATCGCCGGTGTCACCCTTAAACTGATTGGTGCGGATGAACGGATTGATAACAATGAAATCGTATATCTTCAGGATATTTACAAAATGGTAGAGAATCCGGTACATATGATCGCCTCTATCAGAGATAGTGAATCGACCGAACAGGACTTCTGGTCGCTGTTGCCTGAAGTCACTTTTGAACAGGATCATGTTTTTAAAATTCTGGAATACCTGATGGCCATCGCGGGTGCTGACGGACATGTGGATGAACCTGAACTGAAACTGGTCAGTGCTGCGGCAAACAGGTTGAATGCCCCCGAAGACATGGTCCATAAAATGCTGGGAATCTGGCAAAAATCAATGGCTTTATAG
- a CDS encoding NAD-dependent malic enzyme, translated as MILRLKFDNTNFAAMAAVANSIAQVGGEITTVNIVESLKNGSIRDISVRVVSPEHAKTVIDAVKEVTEVKYIDSFGRTFLIHQGGKIEVQNRIPLNTTDDLSRAYTPGVAEVCMAIHHDVKKAWDLTIKKNCVAVVTDGTAVLGLGDIGPEAALPVMEGKAMLFKKFAGVNAWPICLNTKDTEEIIRIVKALAPGFGGINLEDISAPRCFEIERRLQAELDIPVFHDDQHGTAVVTTAAFINAIKLVNKKPQDMKVVVSGVGAAGTACSKMLMQLGVRNIIGCDRQGALYPGRSGMNAAKEWFAENTNPDRKKGTLKEMMSGADLFLGLSSPGLLDENDLKAMNKDPIVFAMANPTPEIMPEKTYGLVAVMATGRSDYPNQINNVLCFPGIFRGALDCLATTINEEMKMAAAMAIAEGVQASQLIPEYIIPSTFDETVVPRVAKAVIQAAIETGVARKMDLL; from the coding sequence ATGATTTTAAGACTCAAATTCGATAATACAAATTTTGCGGCAATGGCGGCTGTGGCCAACTCGATCGCTCAGGTCGGTGGTGAAATCACAACCGTGAACATCGTTGAAAGTTTAAAAAATGGAAGCATTCGGGATATTTCAGTGCGAGTGGTCAGTCCAGAACATGCCAAAACGGTGATAGATGCTGTCAAAGAAGTGACCGAAGTAAAATATATCGATTCCTTCGGCCGAACATTTCTGATTCATCAAGGTGGTAAAATTGAGGTTCAAAACCGGATCCCGCTGAACACGACCGATGATTTGTCACGGGCCTACACTCCGGGAGTCGCCGAGGTTTGCATGGCAATTCATCATGATGTGAAGAAAGCCTGGGATTTAACCATTAAGAAAAATTGTGTGGCTGTCGTGACAGATGGTACTGCCGTTCTGGGACTGGGCGATATTGGCCCTGAAGCCGCACTGCCTGTGATGGAAGGCAAGGCGATGCTCTTTAAAAAATTCGCTGGTGTCAATGCCTGGCCTATTTGCCTTAATACCAAAGACACGGAAGAAATTATTCGTATCGTGAAAGCACTGGCTCCGGGATTTGGCGGAATCAATCTCGAGGATATCTCCGCACCCCGTTGCTTTGAAATTGAGCGACGGCTTCAGGCAGAACTGGATATTCCTGTGTTTCATGACGACCAGCACGGAACCGCGGTTGTGACTACCGCGGCCTTCATCAATGCGATCAAACTGGTGAACAAGAAACCTCAGGATATGAAAGTAGTTGTGTCTGGTGTTGGTGCCGCGGGAACGGCCTGCTCCAAAATGCTGATGCAGTTGGGCGTCCGAAACATTATCGGCTGTGATCGTCAGGGCGCTTTGTATCCGGGACGAAGCGGTATGAATGCCGCCAAAGAATGGTTTGCGGAAAACACCAATCCTGACAGGAAAAAAGGAACCCTGAAAGAAATGATGTCTGGCGCAGACCTGTTTCTGGGGCTTTCCTCCCCCGGTTTGCTTGACGAAAACGATCTGAAGGCGATGAATAAAGATCCCATTGTATTTGCGATGGCCAACCCCACCCCTGAAATCATGCCGGAAAAAACTTATGGACTGGTAGCCGTGATGGCAACAGGACGAAGTGATTATCCAAATCAGATCAATAATGTACTGTGCTTTCCCGGAATTTTCAGAGGCGCTCTGGATTGTCTGGCCACCACCATCAATGAGGAAATGAAAATGGCCGCGGCCATGGCGATTGCGGAAGGTGTTCAGGCATCACAGTTGATACCAGAATATATTATTCCCAGTACATTTGATGAGACTGTTGTTCCACGAGTTGCCAAAGCAGTCATTCAGGCCGCAATAGAAACAGGTGTTGCCAGAAAAATGGATCTGCTCTGA
- a CDS encoding Mrp/NBP35 family ATP-binding protein, giving the protein MSEGLEQKIIAALTTLIEPKLKWNIVSLNLVRKCYIQDNELFLEIHLVSDDTDAIMQFREDCLKVMKPLGFQKIHLDVRHIYVTVEGISAVKQTILVGSGKGGVGKSTVAVNLAAALSHQGFKVGLIDADIYGPSLPAMLGITSKPEVLPEEYLLPVEAHNLKVMSIGMLVPPAKAMAWRGSMASGTLIQFIQKTLWGNLDYLIIDLPPGTGDIQLTIAHKIKTRGIVMVSTPQEVVLGDVRRAIDLYQEHKTPILAIMENMSGMICEHCGMENHPFIASKENLRTEVPCYLKIPLHKIVSQTSDEGIPLVLHDASHPISEIFFQLARHIAEVAPVSREILAS; this is encoded by the coding sequence ATGTCTGAAGGCTTGGAACAAAAAATAATTGCGGCATTAACTACATTGATTGAGCCAAAACTCAAATGGAATATCGTCTCGCTCAATCTGGTCCGGAAATGCTATATTCAGGACAATGAACTGTTTCTTGAAATCCATCTTGTTTCCGATGATACGGACGCAATCATGCAATTTCGTGAAGATTGCCTGAAGGTCATGAAGCCACTGGGATTTCAGAAAATCCACCTGGATGTGCGTCACATTTATGTCACCGTTGAAGGCATTTCAGCCGTAAAACAAACCATCCTGGTTGGCAGTGGCAAAGGTGGTGTCGGAAAATCAACAGTAGCGGTGAATCTGGCCGCGGCCTTGAGCCATCAGGGATTCAAGGTTGGTTTGATTGACGCGGATATCTATGGTCCGAGTCTTCCTGCCATGCTGGGTATTACCAGCAAACCCGAAGTGCTGCCTGAAGAATATCTGCTTCCTGTAGAAGCTCACAACCTGAAAGTCATGTCCATCGGCATGCTGGTTCCTCCGGCTAAAGCCATGGCCTGGAGAGGTTCCATGGCCAGCGGGACCCTGATTCAGTTTATTCAAAAAACGTTGTGGGGTAATCTGGATTATCTCATCATTGATCTGCCGCCGGGAACAGGGGATATTCAGTTGACCATTGCCCATAAAATCAAGACGCGGGGAATCGTGATGGTATCCACTCCGCAAGAGGTGGTCCTGGGAGATGTTCGCCGGGCGATAGATCTTTATCAGGAACATAAAACCCCGATCCTGGCGATCATGGAAAACATGAGTGGGATGATTTGTGAGCATTGTGGTATGGAAAACCATCCGTTTATTGCGTCCAAAGAAAACCTGAGGACAGAAGTCCCATGCTATCTGAAAATTCCATTGCATAAAATTGTCAGTCAAACCAGTGATGAGGGAATCCCCCTGGTCTTGCATGACGCAAGTCATCCGATCAGTGAGATTTTTTTTCAACTTGCTCGTCATATTGCGGAAGTCGCACCTGTTTCACGGGAAATTCTAGCCTCTTAG
- a CDS encoding response regulator: MHILVVDDQPLICNIHSELLIEGRHTVETAENGQRALELFQQALNSDKPFDLVMTDQEMPVMTGLELASQLHKDYPGFPVMMVSSVENVELMISLMKLGISFFRKPLKKDELYAYLKTVQSQIKLQRELETQRVEFEHVQSLMEAESFTLILDNDPDVIPQVIKYILGRCEKHLISEQITFRVHFGMEETLINAIAHGNLEMGSAEFKKDGQFLLWQQEIQRRRHISPYNERQIKVHVHIQRAQDVKISVQDEGTGFDHESVLSKITSDDIYQAYGRGLIMLKGMADRLEYNRKGNCVYMTFLPQEE; the protein is encoded by the coding sequence ATGCATATTCTTGTTGTTGATGATCAGCCTCTTATTTGTAACATTCACTCCGAACTTCTCATTGAGGGGCGCCATACAGTGGAAACCGCTGAAAACGGACAGCGTGCCCTGGAACTCTTTCAACAGGCCCTGAACTCGGACAAACCGTTTGATCTGGTCATGACAGACCAGGAAATGCCGGTTATGACAGGATTGGAACTGGCTTCTCAATTACACAAGGACTATCCGGGATTTCCTGTGATGATGGTCTCCAGTGTGGAAAACGTGGAGTTGATGATCAGTCTGATGAAACTGGGAATCAGTTTTTTTCGAAAACCTTTGAAAAAAGATGAACTGTACGCCTATCTGAAAACTGTGCAGAGTCAGATAAAACTCCAACGGGAACTGGAAACCCAGCGTGTTGAATTCGAACATGTACAGTCCCTGATGGAAGCAGAAAGTTTTACGCTGATACTGGATAATGATCCTGATGTCATTCCTCAGGTGATCAAATACATTCTGGGACGTTGTGAAAAACATCTTATCAGCGAACAAATCACATTCCGGGTTCACTTTGGCATGGAAGAAACACTGATCAACGCGATCGCTCATGGCAATCTGGAAATGGGTAGCGCTGAATTTAAAAAAGATGGTCAATTCCTGTTATGGCAACAGGAAATTCAACGGAGGCGGCATATCTCGCCCTATAATGAACGACAAATCAAAGTCCATGTCCACATACAGCGGGCACAGGATGTCAAAATCTCTGTTCAGGATGAAGGGACCGGATTTGATCATGAATCTGTGCTGTCCAAGATCACATCGGATGATATTTATCAGGCTTATGGCAGAGGATTGATCATGCTCAAGGGAATGGCCGACAGGTTGGAATATAATCGCAAGGGGAACTGTGTCTATATGACGTTTTTACCTCAGGAAGAATAG
- a CDS encoding LytTR family transcriptional regulator translates to MTNKVPIDDARILRKIIEGIDMIFNVDTANHGPLSEAEEKAKVDSGLMMRQMMALNKIELLIDRILYIYAESPYCRIFFESQNDFEMDLRLPIHALVENFRPEELLRIHRSYVINPKKVLCVDKKNPRDYEVWLKNGPKNTAQIPLGRSYMPDVQKRYPKWFTS, encoded by the coding sequence ATGACAAATAAGGTACCGATCGACGATGCACGAATTCTAAGAAAAATTATTGAGGGCATTGACATGATATTCAATGTGGATACGGCAAACCACGGTCCACTGAGTGAAGCTGAAGAAAAAGCAAAAGTGGATTCAGGACTGATGATGCGGCAAATGATGGCCTTGAATAAAATTGAGCTATTGATCGACCGGATTTTATATATCTATGCGGAATCACCCTATTGCAGGATTTTTTTTGAATCCCAGAATGATTTTGAAATGGACCTCAGGCTCCCGATTCACGCACTGGTAGAAAATTTTCGTCCGGAAGAATTATTGCGTATCCATCGCTCGTATGTCATCAATCCCAAAAAAGTTCTGTGTGTGGATAAGAAGAATCCAAGAGATTATGAAGTGTGGCTGAAAAATGGTCCAAAAAACACCGCGCAAATCCCCCTGGGTCGGTCCTACATGCCCGATGTTCAGAAACGCTACCCCAAATGGTTCACCAGTTGA
- the recD gene encoding exodeoxyribonuclease V subunit alpha, with translation MKSPWTQNAETSHHSLEKWSDSGSARLRFQQLYADLEFPGDLRLEASPWITALQELFLRKRVESVHFFQVCQLIRSTVQEFETPSAMALLTMTLLCRLEIMKGSTCILTEDLLEKAGDILSQIKPGDVDYNPEFLLQILSPQYTPLVGMFEDFAPLILSEDQRLVYLHQYYIHESHFQRLLKKRLDMELQIPDVARIKQALQAVFVEHPVMIGNHPLKLSPRQLCGVLLVLQSPLTIISGGPGTGKTSVILSLLRVLHQLGMAQRIGLGAPTGRAAKRMAESLRSGLQNISSMSEQDHALLDLIPQSRTLHRLLGYRPHSGTYTFHEYNPLEYDVVIVDESSMIDLFLMTHLMKALHSNLPYQAHVPRLVLIGDSQQLPSVGAGAVLKDLIPETLSMPELCQRFIKNIAPELTEFLSDNVSSVPHAMSGRAMRLTESYRQKSSDPGGRHILEISRRIHPLKTMEDALSLIEDTHPETGLHLIKNMDNEDPVQPGISYLEQANTPEKLHLFVRNWFDRFFKGTFIQQTIQTVYNLDELQQYALEFEKVFEFFQTFKILAFTRISPTGVEFLNQSMKRYFFQFFQLGSPDPLAYFAGAPVMVMENDYANSLFNGDQGIFLKFHNPVSGQTELKALFQIEGKFHTFYDYQLKQIQLSYAITVHKSQGSEYNHVAIVLPVMDTDGALQVEDLLSKELIYTAITRAKQSVLILGSRSVLGKTLTQTTIRYSGLSQALALSVIP, from the coding sequence ATGAAATCACCATGGACTCAAAATGCTGAAACAAGCCACCATTCCCTGGAAAAATGGAGTGATTCCGGTTCGGCCAGACTACGTTTTCAGCAATTGTATGCTGATCTTGAGTTTCCCGGGGATCTGCGTCTGGAGGCTTCGCCATGGATAACGGCTTTACAGGAACTATTTTTACGAAAACGTGTAGAGTCTGTTCATTTTTTCCAGGTGTGCCAACTGATACGCTCGACCGTGCAGGAATTTGAGACGCCTTCGGCTATGGCGTTATTGACCATGACACTGCTTTGTCGGTTGGAAATCATGAAGGGCAGCACCTGCATTCTGACCGAGGATCTGCTTGAAAAAGCTGGTGATATTTTAAGTCAGATAAAGCCGGGCGATGTTGACTACAACCCTGAATTTCTGTTGCAGATTCTATCTCCTCAATACACGCCGCTGGTTGGAATGTTTGAAGATTTCGCGCCTCTCATTCTGAGTGAGGACCAGCGTCTGGTCTATTTGCATCAGTATTACATCCATGAAAGCCACTTTCAGCGTCTTCTCAAAAAACGTCTGGACATGGAATTACAGATTCCGGACGTAGCACGAATCAAACAGGCATTGCAGGCTGTGTTTGTCGAGCATCCGGTCATGATCGGCAATCATCCGCTCAAATTATCGCCCCGGCAATTGTGTGGGGTGCTGCTGGTTCTGCAATCACCACTCACGATCATCTCAGGTGGGCCGGGAACAGGGAAAACGTCTGTGATTCTCAGTCTCTTACGGGTGCTGCATCAGTTGGGAATGGCACAGCGCATTGGTTTGGGTGCACCAACCGGCAGAGCCGCCAAACGCATGGCGGAATCGCTTCGATCCGGACTGCAAAATATCTCGTCCATGTCCGAACAAGATCATGCATTGCTGGATTTAATTCCGCAATCCCGCACCTTGCATCGTTTGCTTGGTTACCGTCCGCACTCAGGCACCTATACTTTTCATGAATACAATCCTCTGGAATATGATGTGGTGATTGTGGATGAGTCCTCAATGATTGATCTGTTTCTGATGACTCATCTCATGAAGGCCCTTCATTCCAACTTGCCTTATCAGGCTCATGTTCCCCGTTTGGTGCTCATTGGTGATAGTCAGCAACTACCTTCGGTGGGAGCAGGCGCTGTTTTGAAGGATCTAATTCCGGAAACACTGTCCATGCCGGAACTCTGTCAGCGGTTCATTAAAAACATAGCACCCGAATTGACTGAATTTCTCAGCGACAATGTCAGTAGCGTTCCTCACGCCATGAGTGGCAGAGCCATGCGTCTCACCGAAAGTTACCGTCAAAAGAGTTCTGATCCCGGAGGCCGTCATATTCTTGAAATTTCACGCAGGATTCATCCCCTCAAGACAATGGAAGACGCCCTGAGTTTGATTGAGGATACGCATCCTGAGACAGGACTTCACCTGATCAAAAACATGGACAATGAGGATCCGGTTCAGCCGGGTATTTCTTATCTGGAGCAAGCCAATACACCTGAAAAACTGCACCTGTTTGTCAGAAACTGGTTTGACCGTTTTTTTAAAGGGACTTTCATTCAGCAAACGATTCAAACCGTTTATAATCTTGACGAACTGCAACAATACGCTCTCGAATTTGAAAAAGTGTTTGAATTTTTCCAGACGTTTAAAATTTTGGCCTTCACACGTATCTCCCCCACAGGCGTAGAGTTTCTCAATCAGTCTATGAAACGGTATTTTTTCCAGTTTTTTCAACTGGGATCTCCTGATCCTCTGGCGTATTTCGCGGGCGCCCCGGTCATGGTCATGGAAAATGATTATGCGAATTCGTTGTTCAATGGAGATCAGGGGATCTTTTTGAAGTTTCACAATCCTGTGTCAGGCCAGACAGAATTGAAGGCACTTTTTCAGATTGAAGGAAAATTTCATACATTTTATGACTACCAATTAAAACAGATTCAGCTATCATACGCCATCACTGTCCATAAAAGTCAGGGGTCAGAATACAACCATGTCGCGATTGTATTACCTGTCATGGACACCGATGGAGCCTTGCAGGTGGAAGATTTGTTGAGCAAGGAACTGATTTATACGGCGATCACCAGAGCCAAACAATCTGTGCTGATTCTGGGATCACGGTCTGTTTTGGGCAAAACCTTGACACAAACCACCATCCGTTATTCCGGACTGAGCCAGGCGCTGGCATTATCGGTCATCCCCTGA